In a single window of the Rhineura floridana isolate rRhiFlo1 chromosome 3, rRhiFlo1.hap2, whole genome shotgun sequence genome:
- the LOC133381564 gene encoding zinc finger protein 160-like isoform X2, with the protein MDGYEWEAENQGERHRVFPERATCIKGEQQRRRTVEEEKRRNKPPTPQGSDCQQILVQEKMEKRKETNTKFTTHQRTQTVEKPYKCLECGKSFRQKADLTPHQRIHTGEKPYICSECGKSFRQQGHLTSHQSIHTGDKPFKCLECGKNFTRKDSLTTHQIIHTGDKPFKCLECGKSFFWKADLTIHQRIHTGEKPYKCSECGKSFIRKSHLTAHQTIHTGEEPFKCLECGKSFCLKTNLTIHQRIHTGEKRFKCLACGKSFFWKADLSIHLRIHTGEKPFKCSECGRSFIRKSHLTSHQTRHTGEKPFKCLECGKSFTCKGSLTTHQRIHTGDKPFKCLECGKSFFWKIELTTHQRIHRGEKPYKCSECGKSFIIKSHLNSHQTRHTGEKPFKCLECGKSFCLKTNLTFHQRIHTGDKLFKCLECGKSFFWKTDLTTHQRIHTGEKPYKCSECGKSFCQKTDLAPHQRIHTGEKPYKCSECGKSFRQQAHLTTHQRIHTGEKPFKCLECGKSFTRKGSLTTHQRIHTGDKPFKCLECGKSFFWKTDLTTHQRIHTGEKPYKCSDCGKTFRQKTHLTSHQTIHTAEEPFKCLECGKSFCLNKNLRFHQRIHTGEKPYKCSECGKTFRQKTHLTSHQRIHTGEKPYSCLECGKSFTQKMSLISHQCIHMGETI; encoded by the exons ATGGATG GTTATGAATGGGAAGCCGAGAATCAGGGAGAACGACACAGGGTGTTCCCTGAAAGAGCCACATGTATTAAGGGGGAGCAACAGAGAAGGAGAACTGTAGaagaagagaaaaggaggaatAAACCCCCTACTCCTCAGGGCAGTGACTGCCAACAAATCCTggtccaagaaaaaatggaaaaaaggaaagaaactaaTACAAAGTTCactacacatcaaagaactcaaacagtggagaaaccatataaatgcttagagtgcggaaagagcttccgtcagaagGCAGACCTCACTCCTCATCAAAGaatacacacaggagagaaaccatatatatgctctgaatgtggaaagagcttccgtcagcaGGGAcatctcacttctcatcaaagtattcacactggggataaaccatttaaatgcctggagtgtggaaagaacttcacacGTAAAGATAGTCTCACTACTCATCAAATTATTCACACAGGGGATAAACCatttaaatgtttggagtgtggaaagagcttcttttGGAAGGCAGACCTCACtattcatcaaagaattcacacaggggagaaaccatataaatgctctgaatgtggaaagagcttcattagaAAGTCTCATCTCACTGCTCATCAAACAATACACACAGGAGAggaaccatttaaatgcttggagtgtggaaagagcttctgtctgaAGACAAATCTCACtattcatcaaagaattcacacaggggagaaacgaTTTAAATGCTTggcatgtggaaagagcttcttttGGAAGGCAGACCTCAGTATTCATctaagaattcacacaggggagaaaccatttaaatgctctgaatgtGGAAGGAGCTTTATTAGAAAGTCTcatctcacttctcatcaaacaagacacacaggggagaaaccatttaaatgcttggagtgtggaaagagcttcacatgTAAGGGTAGTCTCactactcatcaaagaattcatacaggagataaaccatttaaatgtctggagtgtggaaagagtttctttTGGAAGATAGAGCTCactactcatcaaagaattcacagaggggagaaaccatataaatgctctgaatgtggaaagagcttcattatAAAGTCTCATCTCAATTCTCATCAAACaagacacacaggggagaaaccatttaaatgcttggagtgtggaaagagcttctgtctgaAGACAAATCTCACatttcatcaaagaattcacacaggggataaactatttaaatgtttggagtgtggaaagagcttcttttGGAAGACAGACCTCACtacgcatcaaagaattcacacaggcgagaaaccatataaatgctctgaatgtggaaagagcttctgtcagaaaACAGACCTCGCTCCTCATCAAAGaatacacacaggagagaaaccatataaatgctctgaatgtggaaagagcttccgtcagcaGGCACACCTCactactcatcaaagaattcacacaggggagaaaccatttaaatgcttggagtgtggaaagagcttcacacgTAAGGGTAGTCTCactactcatcaaagaattcacacaggggataaaccatttaaatgtttggagtgtggaaagagcttcttttGGAAGACTGACCTCactactcatcaaagaattcacacaggggagaaaccatataaatgctctgATTGTGGAAAGACCTTCCGTCAGAAGACAcatctcacttctcatcaaaCAATACACACAGCAGAGGagccatttaaatgcttggagtgtggaaagagcttctgcctGAATAAAAACCTCAGgtttcatcaaagaattcacacaggggagaaaccatataaatgctctgaatgtggaaagaccttccgTCAGAAGACAcatctcacttctcatcaaagaattcacacaggggagaaaccatacagttgtttggagtgtggaaagagcttcacacaGAAGATGAGTCTCATTTCGCATCAGTGTATTCAcatgggagaaaccatttaa